A stretch of the Clavibacter sp. B3I6 genome encodes the following:
- a CDS encoding epimerase, which produces MSERVAGEQGAAIRTAVVAGASGFIGQVLVRELAEEGYRVRTIGRSGADARWGDAEGIRRLLDGADLLVNLAGKSVNCRYGVANRREILRSRVETTAELGRAVRDSARPVPVWINASTATVYRHATDRPQTESTGELGDDFSPSVGRAWERALFAPDLPSTRRVALRIAIVLGHDGALQPLLGLARFGLGGPQLDGRFPGRPSRIRAGAHHVFQPTHGRQVFSWLHIDDLVGIIRFVRDEPTIEGPVNASSPEPVTNRRLMKVLRHAVRMPIGLAANRWMLEIGMWLFRTEPELVLKSRWVVPETLERAGYRFRWPRLEEAVADIVGR; this is translated from the coding sequence ATGAGCGAACGCGTGGCGGGGGAGCAGGGCGCGGCGATTCGCACCGCGGTCGTCGCCGGGGCGTCCGGCTTCATCGGGCAGGTGCTCGTCCGCGAGCTCGCCGAGGAGGGCTACCGGGTCCGGACGATCGGCCGCTCGGGAGCCGACGCGCGCTGGGGCGACGCCGAGGGGATCCGCCGCCTCCTCGACGGCGCCGACCTCCTCGTCAACCTCGCGGGCAAGAGCGTGAACTGCCGGTACGGCGTCGCGAACCGCCGCGAGATCCTGCGCTCCCGCGTCGAGACGACGGCCGAGCTCGGGCGCGCCGTCCGCGACAGCGCGCGTCCGGTGCCGGTGTGGATCAACGCCTCCACCGCCACCGTCTACCGGCACGCCACCGACCGTCCGCAGACCGAGTCGACCGGCGAGCTCGGCGACGACTTCTCGCCCTCGGTCGGCCGCGCGTGGGAGCGTGCGCTCTTCGCCCCCGACCTCCCGTCCACCCGCCGCGTGGCGCTCCGGATCGCGATCGTGCTCGGCCACGACGGCGCCCTGCAGCCGCTGCTCGGCCTCGCCCGCTTCGGCCTCGGCGGGCCGCAGCTCGACGGCCGCTTCCCGGGGCGTCCGTCCCGGATCCGCGCGGGCGCGCACCACGTGTTCCAGCCCACGCACGGCCGGCAGGTCTTCAGCTGGCTGCACATCGACGACCTCGTCGGCATCATCCGGTTCGTCCGCGACGAGCCGACGATCGAGGGGCCCGTCAACGCGTCGAGCCCCGAGCCCGTCACGAACCGCCGGCTGATGAAGGTCCTCCGGCATGCCGTCCGCATGCCGATCGGCCTGGCCGCGAACCGCTGGATGCTCGAGATCGGCATGTGGCTGTTCCGCACCGAGCCGGAGCTCGTCCTCAAGAGCCGCTGGGTCGTCCCGGAGACGCTCGAGCGCGCCGGCTACCGGTTCCGCTGGCCGCGCCTCGAGGAGGCGGTCGCCGACATCGTCGGACGCTGA
- a CDS encoding amidohydrolase, translating to MAPTADPTAPVRASASSVTAIVGGHVVPVDGAPIPGGTVLLRDGLVAAVGADVEVPEDATVIDATGRWVLPGFVEAHGHVGIHEEANGPAGNDTNEMTDPDMSSVRAIDAIDIDDEGFRDALKGGVTTIVVKPGSGNPIGGQSVAIKSWGGRTIDEQLVSDSVSVKSALGENPKRVYGAKDRTPSTRLGVAMVIRRAFRDAEDYRAARDHAEKEGKPFSRDLGKETLVRVLDGELAWDQHTHRHDDIATAIRLADEFGYRLVVNHGTEGDKIADVLAERSIPVIFGPMITSRSKVELRDRAVANLAALHRAGVLVAITTDAPVVPIDFLVHQASFAVKDGLPADIAIRAITANPAAILRLDHRVGALTPGLDADVVIWSGDPLDVQSRAEHVIIGGDTVYTWADGTGTTVERRTRFGA from the coding sequence ATGGCCCCCACCGCAGATCCCACCGCCCCCGTCCGCGCCTCCGCCTCCTCCGTCACCGCCATCGTCGGCGGCCACGTCGTCCCCGTCGACGGCGCGCCGATCCCCGGGGGCACCGTCCTCCTCCGCGACGGCCTCGTCGCCGCGGTCGGCGCCGACGTCGAGGTCCCCGAGGACGCCACCGTGATCGACGCGACCGGCCGCTGGGTGCTCCCCGGCTTCGTCGAGGCGCACGGCCACGTCGGCATCCACGAGGAGGCCAACGGCCCCGCGGGCAACGACACCAACGAGATGACCGACCCCGACATGTCCTCGGTCCGCGCGATCGACGCCATCGACATCGACGACGAGGGCTTCCGCGACGCGCTCAAGGGCGGCGTCACGACCATCGTCGTCAAGCCCGGCTCCGGCAACCCGATCGGCGGCCAGTCCGTCGCGATCAAGTCGTGGGGCGGCCGCACCATCGACGAGCAGCTCGTCAGCGACTCCGTGAGCGTCAAGAGCGCCCTCGGCGAGAACCCGAAGCGCGTCTACGGCGCGAAGGACCGCACGCCGTCGACGCGCCTCGGCGTCGCCATGGTGATCCGCCGCGCGTTCCGCGACGCGGAGGACTACCGCGCGGCCCGCGACCACGCCGAGAAGGAGGGCAAGCCCTTCTCCCGCGACCTCGGCAAGGAGACGCTCGTCCGCGTCCTCGACGGCGAGCTCGCCTGGGACCAGCACACGCACCGCCACGACGACATCGCCACCGCGATCCGCCTCGCCGACGAGTTCGGCTACCGCCTCGTCGTCAACCACGGCACCGAGGGCGACAAGATCGCGGACGTGCTCGCCGAGCGCAGCATCCCCGTCATCTTCGGCCCGATGATCACCTCGCGCTCCAAGGTCGAGCTCCGCGACCGCGCGGTCGCGAACCTCGCCGCCCTGCACCGCGCCGGCGTCCTCGTCGCGATCACGACCGACGCCCCCGTCGTGCCCATCGACTTCCTGGTGCACCAGGCGTCGTTCGCGGTGAAGGACGGGCTGCCCGCCGACATCGCGATCCGCGCCATCACGGCGAACCCCGCCGCGATCCTCCGCCTCGACCACCGCGTCGGCGCGCTCACGCCGGGCCTCGACGCCGACGTCGTCATCTGGTCGGGCGACCCGCTCGACGTTCAGTCCCGCGCCGAGCACGTCATCATCGGCGGGGACACGGTCTACACCTGGGCCGACGGCACGGGCACCACCGTCGAGCGCCGCACGCGCTTCGGCGCATGA
- a CDS encoding pyridoxal phosphate-dependent aminotransferase: protein MPRLAPHIPSVPESGIRRILELSFEVDDVIALGVGEPDVPVAPHIREAARRAWADDRTDYTANAGIPELRAALVEKLGRENGLDVRTEQVWVTVGATQALYQAMTLTLAAGDEVLVPDPGYTTFSMGARMLQAEPVPYPLLPERGFRPDIAELERLVTDRTRVLVVNSPSNPLGAVFPRETLRELLALARRHDLWVISDEVYERFVHDAEHVSMAALQEPGEQRVLTAFSLSKTYAMTGVRVGYLVVPTGLTQVMRTVQEATISCVSAPAQWAAVAAVTGDQTHVAEALAHYRANLDAATALLEERGIRHLRPTGAFYLWIDMGHASDGDVAGWAERFLLRDRVAVAPGSAFGRSGEGWIRVCVAAHRAVLLEGLGRLPAPEGAAAPPASVDPTAS from the coding sequence GTGCCCCGTCTCGCGCCCCACATCCCCTCCGTGCCCGAGTCGGGCATCCGCCGCATCCTCGAGCTGTCGTTCGAGGTCGACGACGTCATCGCGCTCGGCGTCGGCGAGCCCGACGTGCCGGTGGCCCCGCACATCCGCGAGGCGGCACGCCGCGCGTGGGCCGACGACCGCACCGACTACACCGCCAACGCGGGCATCCCCGAGCTCCGGGCGGCGCTCGTCGAGAAGCTCGGCCGCGAGAACGGGCTGGACGTGCGGACCGAGCAGGTCTGGGTCACGGTCGGGGCGACGCAGGCGCTCTACCAGGCGATGACCCTGACCCTCGCCGCGGGCGACGAGGTGCTCGTGCCGGATCCGGGCTACACGACGTTCTCCATGGGCGCGCGGATGCTGCAGGCGGAGCCCGTCCCGTACCCCCTGCTCCCCGAGCGCGGCTTCCGGCCGGACATCGCGGAGCTCGAGCGCCTCGTCACCGACCGCACCCGGGTGCTGGTGGTCAACTCGCCCTCGAACCCGCTCGGCGCCGTGTTCCCGCGGGAGACGCTCCGCGAGCTCCTCGCGCTGGCCCGGCGGCACGACCTCTGGGTGATCAGCGACGAGGTCTACGAGCGCTTCGTGCACGACGCGGAGCACGTGAGCATGGCCGCCCTGCAGGAGCCGGGGGAGCAGCGGGTGCTCACGGCGTTCTCGCTGTCGAAGACCTACGCCATGACGGGCGTGCGGGTGGGCTACCTCGTCGTCCCGACCGGCCTGACGCAGGTGATGCGCACGGTGCAGGAGGCCACGATCAGCTGCGTCAGCGCCCCGGCGCAGTGGGCGGCGGTCGCGGCCGTCACGGGCGACCAGACGCACGTCGCGGAGGCCCTCGCGCACTACCGGGCGAACCTCGACGCGGCGACCGCGCTGCTGGAGGAGCGGGGCATCCGGCACCTCCGGCCGACGGGCGCGTTCTACCTCTGGATCGACATGGGCCACGCCTCGGACGGCGACGTGGCCGGCTGGGCCGAGCGGTTCCTCCTGCGCGACCGCGTCGCCGTCGCGCCCGGCAGCGCGTTCGGCCGCTCCGGCGAGGGCTGGATCCGCGTCTGCGTCGCCGCCCACCGCGCGGTGCTCCTGGAGGGCCTCGGCCGCCTGCCCGCGCCCGAGGGAGCGGCCGCGCCGCCCGCCTCGGTCGACCCGACCGCGTCCTAG
- a CDS encoding NUDIX domain-containing protein: MGIPDFVASLRSRVGTAPLWLSGVTAVILDGPRVLLVRRGDTGVWAPVSGILEPGEEPAVGAWREAEEETGVEVEVERLVAVGTTGEITYPNGDRASYLDLTFRCRYVSGDARVNDDESLEVAWWPVDALPDMPADFRRRIRVALDDAPETRFVRPGEHVEHQDRDARGEFA, encoded by the coding sequence ATGGGCATCCCCGACTTCGTCGCCTCCCTCCGATCGCGGGTCGGCACCGCTCCCCTCTGGCTCTCGGGCGTCACGGCCGTGATCCTCGACGGTCCCCGCGTGCTGCTCGTGCGCCGCGGCGACACCGGCGTCTGGGCCCCCGTCTCGGGGATCCTCGAGCCCGGCGAGGAGCCGGCCGTGGGCGCGTGGCGCGAGGCGGAGGAGGAGACCGGGGTCGAGGTCGAGGTCGAGCGGCTGGTCGCGGTCGGGACGACCGGCGAGATCACCTACCCGAACGGCGACCGCGCCAGCTACCTCGACCTCACCTTCCGCTGCCGGTACGTCTCCGGCGACGCGCGGGTCAACGACGACGAGTCGCTCGAGGTCGCGTGGTGGCCCGTGGACGCGCTGCCGGACATGCCCGCGGACTTCCGGCGTCGCATCCGCGTCGCCCTCGACGACGCGCCGGAGACGCGCTTCGTGCGCCCCGGCGAGCACGTCGAGCACCAGGACCGCGACGCGCGGGGCGAGTTCGCCTGA
- the rpsT gene encoding 30S ribosomal protein S20 has translation MANIKSQIKRIGTNKKAQERNKAVKSELKTAIRSVKTAITAGDKDAAVKAVSLAGKKLDKAASKGVIHKNQAANRKGAIAKQVAKIG, from the coding sequence GTGGCAAACATCAAGTCGCAGATCAAGCGCATCGGCACGAACAAGAAGGCCCAGGAGCGCAACAAGGCGGTCAAGAGCGAGCTGAAGACGGCCATCCGCTCCGTCAAGACCGCCATCACCGCGGGTGACAAGGACGCGGCCGTCAAGGCCGTCAGCCTCGCCGGCAAGAAGCTCGACAAGGCCGCGAGCAAGGGCGTCATCCACAAGAACCAGGCCGCGAACCGCAAGGGCGCGATCGCCAAGCAGGTCGCCAAGATCGGCTGA
- the holA gene encoding DNA polymerase III subunit delta codes for MATRTSRSTPAKASAAIPQLAWDAVRPAPVVLVSGTEALLADRAMRRLRDILTAEDPSIEVSDIEADSYAPGELITLASPSLFAEPRLIRVVNVEKCSDQFLLDAVAYLDSPADDTYVVLRHAGGVRGKKLLDAVRAGTGGGIEIVCAELKKDSEKHDFAVAEFRAAKRSITPGAVRQLVAAFQDDVSELASACQQLISDTAHEITEVTVDQYYGGRVEINAFAVADSAIAGRSGEALVLLRHALTSGADPVPLIAAFAMKIRTMAKVSGVSGPSGQLASKLGMAPWQVDRARRDLQLWDDAGLGRAIEALAEADAQVKGGGRDAVYSLERMVRTVASRGRD; via the coding sequence ATGGCGACCAGGACCTCCCGCAGCACCCCGGCCAAGGCGTCCGCGGCCATCCCGCAGCTGGCGTGGGACGCGGTGCGGCCCGCGCCCGTCGTCCTCGTGTCCGGCACGGAGGCGCTCCTTGCGGACCGCGCGATGCGCCGCCTGCGCGACATCCTCACTGCGGAGGACCCGAGCATCGAGGTCTCCGACATCGAGGCCGACTCCTACGCGCCGGGCGAGCTCATCACGCTGGCCAGCCCGTCCCTGTTCGCGGAACCGCGGCTCATCCGCGTCGTCAACGTGGAGAAGTGCTCCGACCAGTTCCTGCTCGACGCGGTCGCCTACCTCGACTCCCCGGCGGATGACACCTACGTCGTCCTCCGGCACGCCGGGGGAGTGCGCGGCAAGAAGCTCCTCGACGCGGTGCGCGCGGGCACCGGCGGCGGCATCGAGATTGTCTGCGCGGAGCTGAAGAAGGACAGCGAGAAGCACGACTTCGCCGTCGCCGAGTTCCGGGCCGCCAAGCGGTCGATCACGCCGGGCGCGGTGCGCCAGCTCGTCGCGGCGTTCCAGGACGACGTGAGCGAGCTCGCGTCCGCCTGCCAGCAGCTCATCTCCGACACGGCGCACGAGATCACCGAGGTCACGGTCGACCAGTACTACGGCGGCCGGGTCGAGATCAACGCCTTCGCGGTCGCCGACTCCGCCATCGCGGGCCGCAGCGGCGAGGCGCTCGTGCTCCTGCGGCACGCGCTCACCTCGGGCGCGGACCCGGTGCCGCTCATCGCCGCCTTCGCGATGAAGATCCGCACCATGGCGAAGGTGTCCGGCGTCTCCGGTCCCTCCGGCCAGCTCGCCTCGAAGCTCGGCATGGCGCCGTGGCAGGTGGACCGGGCCCGACGCGACCTCCAGCTCTGGGACGACGCGGGTCTCGGCCGCGCCATCGAGGCGCTCGCGGAGGCGGACGCGCAGGTCAAGGGCGGCGGCCGCGACGCGGTCTACTCGCTCGAGCGCATGGTGCGCACGGTCGCCTCGCGCGGCCGCGACTGA
- a CDS encoding ComEC/Rec2 family competence protein, producing the protein MNPPERIGRGSTSTPRRPPSSARQIDLRLALPAAVAWTATALAVGVRRVSAGLAVAAAVLALAGAGIAVGAAMPRSSAPRDVGVDVGSDAHPGGGSPRPARCARRSARAGVGPHATAPLLRAVAGGAVAAGATALLLGAAATQEPLRHPAALDAAASADGMVVADLILDEPPAPLASKAGGGSGGAGGRVRLVAHLTALHVGQDAHGRAADGTVVLAAPVPVVVFAGRPHDERDGRDGSPGGRLGVGTVVQLSAAVRQADPADRAAYLLLARGALEATAAPSGASGVADALRAGLARAAAALPGPGAELLPGLAIGDVSAVAPALAQSMKDSSLTHLTAVSGANCAVIVGLVLALTAALGLRRPARAAASLVALGAFVVLVTPQPSVRRAAVMATVLILSTASGRPSRGLPALSLAVLVLLAGDPWLARDLGFALSVLATAGLLVLAPPLADRLAHRMPRRLADALSIPVAAQVACQPVLLVLQPGLPVHGVLANLLAEPAAAPATIGGLAACVLLPVWPAAGGLVLRLAWLPAAWIAAVASVLSGLPWGRVPWPTGAGGVVALVVATALAVAAIALGRGPRPVPRPAALPATADVPPDG; encoded by the coding sequence GTGAACCCGCCCGAACGGATCGGTCGCGGGTCCACCTCGACGCCGCGCCGACCTCCGAGCTCCGCCCGCCAGATCGACCTCCGGCTGGCGCTCCCTGCGGCGGTCGCGTGGACGGCGACCGCGCTGGCCGTCGGCGTCCGGAGGGTCAGCGCAGGACTCGCCGTCGCCGCGGCGGTGCTCGCCCTCGCGGGTGCGGGGATCGCGGTGGGGGCCGCGATGCCGCGCTCGAGCGCGCCGAGGGACGTGGGCGTGGACGTCGGATCCGACGCCCACCCCGGAGGCGGATCCCCGCGCCCGGCGCGCTGTGCCCGTCGGAGCGCCCGCGCGGGCGTCGGCCCGCACGCGACGGCGCCGCTCCTCCGGGCGGTCGCCGGCGGCGCGGTGGCCGCGGGCGCGACCGCGCTGCTCCTCGGGGCGGCGGCGACGCAGGAGCCGCTGCGCCACCCGGCCGCCCTGGACGCCGCGGCCTCCGCCGACGGCATGGTCGTGGCGGACCTCATCCTCGACGAACCGCCAGCACCCCTGGCCTCGAAGGCGGGCGGCGGATCCGGCGGCGCAGGAGGTCGCGTGCGGCTCGTCGCCCACCTCACGGCGCTGCACGTGGGGCAGGACGCGCACGGCCGCGCGGCGGACGGCACGGTCGTGCTGGCCGCTCCGGTGCCGGTCGTCGTCTTCGCCGGCCGCCCGCACGACGAGCGGGACGGGCGGGACGGATCTCCCGGCGGACGGCTGGGCGTGGGCACGGTCGTGCAGCTGAGCGCCGCCGTGCGGCAGGCCGATCCGGCCGACCGCGCGGCGTACCTGCTGCTGGCCCGCGGCGCGCTGGAGGCGACGGCCGCGCCATCCGGGGCGTCCGGCGTCGCCGACGCCCTCCGCGCCGGTCTCGCCCGCGCCGCGGCCGCCCTGCCGGGACCCGGGGCCGAGCTGCTCCCGGGACTCGCCATCGGCGACGTGTCGGCCGTCGCGCCCGCCCTCGCGCAGAGCATGAAGGACAGCTCCCTCACGCACCTCACGGCGGTCTCGGGCGCGAACTGCGCGGTCATCGTGGGGCTCGTCCTGGCGCTGACCGCCGCCCTGGGGCTCCGGCGTCCCGCGCGGGCCGCCGCGTCGCTCGTGGCCCTCGGCGCGTTCGTGGTGCTCGTGACCCCGCAGCCCAGCGTGCGCCGCGCCGCCGTCATGGCCACCGTGCTGATCCTGTCCACGGCATCCGGGCGTCCGTCCCGCGGTCTGCCCGCCCTCTCGCTCGCCGTCCTCGTGCTCCTCGCGGGCGATCCCTGGCTGGCGCGCGACCTCGGCTTCGCCCTGAGCGTGCTGGCGACGGCCGGGCTCCTGGTGCTGGCGCCGCCCCTCGCCGACCGCCTCGCGCACCGCATGCCGCGCCGCCTCGCGGACGCGCTGTCCATCCCCGTCGCCGCGCAGGTCGCGTGCCAGCCGGTGCTCCTCGTGCTGCAGCCGGGGCTCCCGGTGCACGGGGTGCTCGCCAACCTGCTGGCCGAGCCCGCCGCCGCGCCCGCCACCATCGGGGGCCTCGCCGCCTGCGTGCTCCTGCCCGTCTGGCCCGCGGCGGGAGGCCTCGTGCTGCGCCTGGCATGGCTGCCGGCCGCGTGGATCGCCGCGGTCGCCTCCGTGCTCTCCGGCCTGCCGTGGGGACGCGTCCCGTGGCCGACCGGGGCCGGCGGGGTCGTCGCCCTCGTCGTCGCGACCGCGCTGGCCGTCGCCGCGATAGCGCTCGGCCGCGGGCCCCGTCCCGTCCCACGTCCGGCTGCCCTCCCGGCGACGGCCGATGTCCCACCCGACGGCTAA
- a CDS encoding ComEA family DNA-binding protein, whose product MASASAPLLLPGQRTRLRLRVGVGAAAVLVAAALVVTILVTAIQEAEAGRAEEPPPAHSSPVAHGTGTDRDGGGRTSATADDDGSAAGTGSGDADEAGGDDPGRTADGQDGTADAGGEAGGDGTRTASRTPIYVHVVGAVVAPGLFPLAPGSRVIDALTAAHGFADGADTAGVNLARVLSDGEQLVVPRQGEAPAAPAGQAAGGSAAAGGAASPSAPVDLNTATAEQLETLPRVGPSLAGRIIAWRSAHGRFTRVADLGRVPGIGDRTLASLTPLVRV is encoded by the coding sequence ATGGCCAGCGCGTCCGCCCCGCTCCTGCTGCCCGGCCAGCGGACGCGCCTCCGTCTCCGGGTCGGCGTCGGGGCGGCGGCCGTGCTCGTCGCCGCGGCCCTGGTCGTCACGATCCTCGTGACGGCGATCCAGGAGGCGGAGGCCGGCCGGGCAGAGGAGCCGCCTCCCGCGCACTCGAGCCCGGTCGCCCACGGGACGGGGACGGATCGTGACGGGGGCGGCCGCACCTCCGCCACCGCCGACGACGACGGCAGCGCGGCGGGCACGGGGTCCGGCGACGCGGACGAGGCCGGAGGTGACGACCCGGGCAGGACGGCGGACGGGCAGGACGGAACGGCCGACGCGGGCGGCGAGGCCGGGGGCGACGGAACCCGCACCGCATCCCGCACGCCCATCTACGTGCACGTCGTCGGCGCGGTCGTCGCGCCCGGCCTGTTCCCCCTGGCCCCCGGCAGCCGCGTCATCGACGCCCTGACCGCCGCGCACGGCTTCGCGGACGGCGCCGACACCGCGGGCGTGAACCTCGCGCGCGTGCTCTCCGACGGCGAGCAGCTGGTCGTCCCGCGGCAGGGCGAGGCACCCGCGGCACCCGCCGGCCAGGCCGCGGGCGGATCGGCCGCGGCCGGCGGGGCGGCGAGCCCGTCCGCGCCGGTGGACCTCAACACGGCGACCGCGGAGCAGCTGGAGACGCTCCCGCGCGTCGGTCCGTCGCTCGCCGGCCGCATCATCGCGTGGCGGTCCGCGCACGGGCGCTTCACGCGCGTCGCCGACCTCGGCCGCGTCCCCGGCATCGGCGACCGGACGCTCGCGTCCCTCACCCCGCTGGTCCGGGTGTGA